From one Thalassobaculum sp. OXR-137 genomic stretch:
- a CDS encoding FAD-binding oxidoreductase, producing MHKVIVIGRGLIGSAAGRHLAGLTDGVALLGPDEPADRATHRGVFASHYDEGRMTRAVDPDPIWAVTAKRSIDRYDEIEAEGGIRFFTPSGYLGLSGPGSDYLDRSEAAGRPLGAQIARLDAADIRTRFPFLKIADDRRGLHETGKAGHLSPRAMVAAQSAAAAKRGATIIAEEAAAIRLISGGVEVETAAGAVHQAERVLIAAGAFTDAWGLSPQALNLRVFGRTVTLARIEGDLAEELASMPTMGHAESGAYILPPIRYPDGHLYLKIGIGSTDDADLHSREDFSRWFKSSGSADNRRDFQAFLTDLIPGLARASHWHTDTCAVAWTATGYPHIDWVEDGRIAVAVGGNGKGAKSADDWGWLAARLVAGEDWDHPVSRDKLRLPAKA from the coding sequence ATGCACAAGGTCATCGTCATCGGCCGCGGATTGATCGGCAGCGCCGCCGGGCGTCATCTGGCCGGGTTGACGGACGGTGTCGCCCTGCTCGGGCCCGACGAACCTGCCGACCGCGCCACCCACCGGGGCGTCTTCGCCAGCCACTACGACGAGGGCCGGATGACCCGGGCGGTCGACCCGGACCCCATTTGGGCGGTCACGGCGAAGCGCTCCATCGACCGCTACGACGAGATCGAGGCGGAAGGCGGCATCCGCTTCTTCACCCCGTCCGGCTATCTCGGCCTCAGCGGTCCCGGTTCCGACTATCTCGACCGGTCGGAAGCCGCCGGCCGGCCGCTCGGCGCGCAGATCGCCCGGCTCGATGCCGCCGATATCCGCACGCGCTTCCCCTTCCTCAAGATCGCCGACGACCGGCGCGGCCTGCACGAGACCGGCAAGGCGGGGCATCTCAGTCCGCGCGCCATGGTCGCCGCGCAATCCGCTGCCGCCGCAAAACGCGGCGCCACGATCATCGCCGAGGAGGCCGCCGCCATCCGCCTGATCTCGGGCGGGGTGGAAGTGGAAACCGCCGCCGGCGCAGTCCACCAGGCCGAGCGCGTACTGATCGCCGCCGGCGCCTTCACCGATGCCTGGGGGTTGAGCCCGCAGGCCCTGAACCTGCGTGTCTTCGGTCGGACCGTCACTTTGGCGCGGATCGAAGGCGACTTGGCGGAGGAGTTAGCGTCGATGCCGACCATGGGTCATGCTGAAAGCGGCGCCTATATCCTGCCGCCGATCCGCTATCCAGACGGGCACCTGTATCTGAAGATCGGGATCGGCAGCACCGACGATGCCGACCTGCACAGCCGGGAGGACTTCTCGCGCTGGTTCAAGAGCAGCGGGTCGGCCGACAACAGGCGCGACTTCCAGGCCTTTCTCACCGACCTGATCCCCGGCCTCGCCCGCGCCAGTCACTGGCACACCGATACCTGCGCCGTCGCCTGGACCGCCACCGGCTATCCCCATATCGACTGGGTCGAGGACGGAAGGATCGCGGTGGCCGTGGGCGGCAACGGCAAGGGCGCGAAATCGGCCGACGACTGGGGCTGGCTCGCCGCCCGGCTGGTCGCCGGAGAGGACTGGGATCATCCCGTCTCCCGCGACAAGCTCCGCCTGCCCGCGAAGGCCTGA